TGGTCAAACCGGAAAATCGGGAACCAGGGCTGAGTTTATCCTGGAGAGAAGTATATCAGATGTATGCCAGGCGGGCAAGCAGATTGGCGGACGTCAGCGATTTTCCCAGTCCGGCACTGGCTCGTCGACGCACCAGAGAAATACGAAACAACTGGTGCGACCCAGGCCCTTGAACTGTTTGGTCAACTGCTTGCGGCGTTGATCGTAGGATAGATCATCAAGGGTTCGCAGGTAATCGAAAAAACTGCCATGCTGCTGGCTCAACGCCAGAATCGTGCCGGCGTTTTCGATCGTCCCGTTGATTTTTCGCCCGTTTCGAACGATACCCGCATCGGACAGCAGGCGCTCCACATCAGGCACATCGTAGGCGGCCACCGTGGCCACATCAAATTGGTCGAAGGCCTTCTGGAAGTTGGGCCACTTGTTTCGAATAACGTCCCAGCTAAAACCAGCCTGGAAGATCGCTTTGGTCATCTCCTCCAGGTAGCCGCCATCACCTCCAGGTCGTTGTCGCGGGGGAATTTCAATAGAATGAGGCATGCCGCTCCTCCTCTCTGAGGAAATGGTTCAGGG
This region of Chloroflexota bacterium genomic DNA includes:
- a CDS encoding DNA-3-methyladenine glycosylase I encodes the protein MPHSIEIPPRQRPGGDGGYLEEMTKAIFQAGFSWDVIRNKWPNFQKAFDQFDVATVAAYDVPDVERLLSDAGIVRNGRKINGTIENAGTILALSQQHGSFFDYLRTLDDLSYDQRRKQLTKQFKGLGRTSCFVFLWCVDEPVPDWENR